The following DNA comes from Pseudanabaena yagii GIHE-NHR1.
AGGGTTGATTCGAGAAACAAGGCAGGCAGTTTTGGGACAAATCGCCAAGTATCGTCCATCGAAACAAGTGCCATTAAAGATACTGATAGACTTGACCACCCTAGAAAAAAGCGGCAAGTTTTTACATTTGAGTAATCCCCCTAAAGACGAACCTGACCCATGGGTGAGAATACTCAACGGCAAGCGAGGACTACATTTGGTTGTACTGTATCTGGTCTATGGAGAGTGGCGCGTACCGTGGAGTTTTAGAGTATGGCGAGGTAAAGGATACCCCAGTCCCTCTGACTTAGCCTGTAAATTATTGGGGACAGTCCCGAAGCAACTAACCCAAAACAGAACTGTGATTGTCCTTGCTGATACTGAGTTTAGTACCATCAAGTTTTTCAACTCTGTCCGAGTCAAGTCTTGGCGCATTGTTGTCGGTGTACGCAACAATCGTAAACTTCAAGATGGACGTACTGTCAAACAACTTTATCGCCATGGCAAACGTGGACAACAAGAGATGCTCGAAGGGCTAACTACGCCTTTGAGCATCTCTTGGTTCTGGCTCAAAAGAGCCGATAATAAACGTGAGTTACGCTTTGTTGTCTCTTCTCATCCTTATTCTGGTGCTTATCTGGTTATATTGGGGCGTAAGCGTTGGGCAATTGAGGGTTTCTTCAAAACCATCAAACATCGTTTTGGTTTGCATTGTTTTGGACAATCGACAAAACTTGGTGTTTACCGTTGGCTTATCCTCTCTCTCCTTGCTTATCTTTTGGCTCATTGGATTGATCAATGGTCGAGTCCTCCTATCTTGGATTGGAAAGCTACATCTGATTTAACTCTTTCAGTTTTATTCCCTTCTGTCCTTTGGTTGAAGCTTCTCCGATACATCCGAATTAATGCCGATATTGCTGCTCGTCATGGCTTTGAAATTGTTCTTAAACCTATTCCCATTTAGAATATTCAGGAATGGTGCAAGATCTGAGTGATCCCAACTATCAAAAACAAGATATCGAGTCAAGGCGCGTAAATCGTTAAAAAAGGTTTTGCGGGTTGGCAAATGAGAGCGCAATAACTGGTACTTGTCATCGACCAATTCCAATAACGTGTGAAATAGTAGGGACAAAATATTGAGGGTGGCTAGGAATGAAGCAAGATGCTCCTTGCCATGTCCAAAGTTGTGTTCTAGGTTGTAGCCCTTAGTTTTGAGAGTATTGTTATTCTCATTTTCCACTTTCCAACGAGTACGACCAGCCAGCACGATTTCCACCACTGTTTGCTCAGTAATCAGGTGATTGGTGGCAAAAGAGTTTTTGTAAACTACCTTGCCATCAGGTCTAGTCACAGTTAGTTCACACCAGTTAACCAGCAAAGCATCGTCACCATCTTTGATAGGTAGCCCATTGACATATTGGTAGGTATAGGTCTCTTGAACTTTCCCTGTCCACTTATTGACAACCACCGTTGGCAAAGCAATCCCTTCTATATGCTCATAGATAGTGGGGTGAGATTCGGGGCGGCAGACTAAGATGAAGTTGAACTGTTGCTCTAATAGCATTTGGCAGAGGGGTTGGCGAGAATAAAGGTCATCACCCAAAACAGTTACCTTGAATGCACTGTACTTACTGCCATGTTGTAACAACCATCTTTTGGCGGCTGTATTCTCACAGTCTTGCTTGTCATTTCCATCCTGCGGCACAATAAATTCTGGTACTAGGGGAATCACTTGCGATTGATGTGGACTGACGATAACTGGCGTAACTACGCTATGAAAATAATGAATTTCTCCTGATTTCATTTTCCTACTCGAACAATGGTGACAGTGTATTTGTTTTGAACTAAAGTACTCTGTCCCATCTAGCGCCATTAATAGATTGTTGGCGAATCCTCGAAATCCTTGCAGTTTCCCCTTTTGCTCTATCGTCTCCAAGATTGTCTCGAACACTGGAAACATTTCTTTAGGTTGCACTGGGTCTAGCAAGTCTCGGATATGGTTATCCGTTGGTATTTTATGCACCCCAAATAAACTTTGGGCGTTGCTTCGCCCTTTTGTCTGCTCCATTGTCCGCTGGTAAGACAAGAATGATGGACTTTGAGTGAAAAATACACTGAATGCACTCATGGCTGCATCTTCCATGCCATAGCGACTATTTTTGCCTGTCCGCTTGTCTGGCAATGATTCTAGTTGTTGTCGGAAAATTTCTACAATTCTGTCGAATGAGCCTTGTGCTTTCAAAGCTCTTCCCCTAAATCAATCATCATGTTATTTACAATATCCCTATATCAACGGTTTGACTAGCCTTCGTTCATAATGAGAATTGCTGAGCCACTACCGTAAATCCATCCCCTCGATTAATTTGTTGTAAAATCTCCTCAACCGAGACTTTTACTTTCCCCTTTTCAGTAATATGCGTAAGTTCAGCCAAAACTAAAGTTGGAATTAGAATTTGAACCTCACCCTCTTGCGCCTGATTAAGAATCTGCTCAGCCAAAGGTGATAATCGTTTATCTGCGGCAATAAACCAAGCTAGAGCATGAGTGTCAACCAAATAAGTATCCATCTAATTTTTAATCATTCCAATTAGTAACATCCTTAAAAACAGCTTTTTTAGCATCAGCAAAATCATCATCAGTTATCTCCAAATCTTTCCATAAGCCCTTAATATTCGTTGGTTTACGAGGATTTCGTAACAATTGATGTCTAACAATCTTTTTTAAACTTTCAAGCTCTTCTTGAAGAGACTGAATGCGAAGTAAAACATATTGACTCATAGCAATTACCTCTTTAATAACTTGATTTTACACTCAATCTCTCAGGTAATTATCAATCGCATAGCCAAAGAATCTAAATAATAGCTAGTAAATCCTATATATTTCATGTTTTGATTTACTTGATGCGTTTTAAGAAACTTCTGGCATAATACTAGGGATTTTTTTGAGGCGTGGGATGTCCGAACTAAGAGACTATCAAAAACGGGTCATCGACGAGATTTATGAAACTTGGCGCATGGGCAAACGGGCTATCTTGCTAGCCATGCCCACAGGCTCAGGCAAAACCCGCACTTTTAGCGAACTCGCCAAACATTTTTACGATCGCCATCAGCGTGTTCTCCTATTAGTTCATCGTGAAGAACTCCTCTGGCAAGCAAAAAATACTTTAGAAAAAACTTTGCGATCGCCCGTTGGCATCATCAAAGCCGATCAGCCCATGCACCTAGCACATCCTGTGCAATGTGCCTCCGTACAAACCTTGGTGAAACGCCTTGCAAAGCAAGAAATAGATCTAGGTGAAATTTCTCTTGTGATTGTTGATGAAGCGCACCTTTCCCTTGCCCCAAGCTATTTAAAAATTTTGAGTTACTTTACCGAAGCCTTAATTTTGGGCGTTACGGCTACACCTTCGCGACTGGATGGTAGAGGATTTGATCGCCTTTACGAAGCATTGGTCGTTGGCCCCTCCGTATCCGAATTGATTTGGCGCGGATTTCTCGCTGATTATGATGTGCTTGCACCTGAAAGCTTTTTACCTACAGAAGAAGGGATTCGGATTGCAGGGGGTGATTTTAATTCAGCGGACTTAGCAGAGCGCATTGATCGTCGCTATGTAGCTGGTTGTGCTGTCGATGCATATTTGCGTCACGCCCACTCAAAGCGCTGTGTCGTATTTGCGATCAATTTAGACCATTCCAAAGCGATCGCCGAACGCTACCGAACCGCAGGCATTGCCGCCGAACATATCGATGGTGAAACTATCCCCAAAGAGCGTCAAGCGATCCTCGAACGCTTTCGCTCTGGCGAAACTAACGTACTCTGTAATGTCAATTTGTTCACTGAAGGCTTTGATGTTCCCGAAATCGAAGTAATCCAGCTTTGTCGCCCCACTAAGTCCGTGGCTCTGCATTTGCAAATGCTCGGTCGCGGCTTACGTCCCAAGGGTGGACGCAAAGCACTAGTTATCGATCACGCAGGTAACTGTTTACGTTTAGGTGGAGCCAAGGCAGAACGGAATTGGACATTGCAGGGTTTAGTAGAAGAAGTTCCTGAGCTAGAACCAGTTGTAGAAGTCTTCACAGAAGAACCTATTACCGTTATTGCAAAACCACAAATTGATTTACCCAATTTCCCTAAGCGTCGTGTCGAAATTTATGAAACCGATGCCGATTTCTACAACATCCCCACTCATACTGAACTCGAAACTCATCTAGCTCAACAAACCTATCGTCAACCTACTCAATCAAGACCTATTGCAAATAGACTGTCGCGATCGCCATTAGACTCGCCTCAGCCCCAGCCACGTCCAGCCGCTCCAAACCGCAAGGTTGCCACCCGTCCATCTCGAAAGGTATCTTCAACAGGTCGATCAAACCGACCAAACCGCCAATTATCGCCTCTGCAAAAAGTCAGTAAAGCAGCGATCGAGCTAGCGGAAATGCTCGAAAATATTCTGGTTTGGGTGTGGCGATCGTGGTTTCCACCTAAGCGTCAAAAGATCGATGTATCTCGTAAATACAAACGTCAGTAACCTTAAAAGTGTGGGTCGCTCGCGTAGCGGGCGACCCACACTCTAGTTTCGGTTTTTAATTATGTTGAACTACTTAGTAGAAGTTTGTCATGTTTTGCATAGCCTAATCGAGCTTAAGATCGTGCTAATCTAGCTACTTAGATTTGATTTGTAGAGCGCTATGACTGGATTTGTTGGATTACACGTTCATACCGAGTACAGCCTGCTTGATGGGGCAAGCCAAATTCCTGATCTAGTTAGCCGTGCGGTGGAATTGGGGATGCCTGCGATCGCCTTGACCGATCATGGTGTGATGTATGGGGCGATCGAACTCATCAAAACCTGCAAATCTAAGGGAATTAAGCCAATTATTGGCAATGAAATGTATGTCCTCAATGGGGATATTACTAAGCAATATAAGAAAGGAGACAAAGACGGCAAAAAATATCACCAATGCGTTCTCGCTAAAGATACACAGGGCTATCGTAATCTCGTCAAATTAACTTCTATTTCCCATTTACAAGGCTTTCAAGGGAAAGGAATCTTTGCGCGTCCCTGCATCAGCAAAGATTATCTTCTGCAATACAAAGAAGGTTTGATACTTACTTCGGGATGTTTAGCAGGAGAAGTCCCACAGGCAATTATGAAAGGTGATCCCGAAGAAGCGCGACGGGTGGCAGCTTGGTATAAGGAGCATTTTGGCGATGATTATTATTTAGAAATTCAAGATCATGGCTATCCTGAAGATCGGATTGTGAATGTGGAGATTTTCAAGATTGCAAGGGAATTAGATATTCGCGTAATTGCGACTAATGATTCTCACTTCACCTCCTGTTCCGATGTGGAAGCCCATGATGCGTTGCTCTGTATCCAAACAGGAAAGCTGATTTCCGATGAGAAGCGCCTTCGCTATAGCGGTATGGAATATCTCAAGTCCTATGATGAGATGAAGCAGCTATTTCGCGATCACTTGGAAGATGAGTTAATTGAGGAAGCTCTCGCGAATACTCTCCATGCCGCCAATAAGGTCAAGCCCTACGACCTCATGCGCGATCCCCGTGCCGCAGACTATCCGATTCCTGAAGGACATACTGCCGACACCTATTTTGAAGAGGTCACATGGCAAGGCTTGCTCCAAAGATTTAATGTCAAAACCCATGCTGAAATTCCCCAAAACTATCAAGAGCGTCTACGCTTTGAATTGGGAATTATCATGCAAATGGGCTTTGCGACTTACTTCCTTGTGGTGTGGGACTATATCAAATATGCTAGAGATAAACAGATTCCTGTAGGTCCGGGGCGTGGTAGTGCGGCGGGTTCTCTCGTTGCATATTCCTTAGGAATTACGAATATTGACCCGATCCATCATGGACTTCTCTTTGAGAGATTTCTCAATCCTGAACGGAAGTCGATGCCTGATATTGATACGGACTTCTGTATCGATCACCGTGGCGAATTGATTGATTATGTGACTCAGCGCTATGGACAGGAAAGGGTCGCGCAGATTGTTACCTTTAACCGCTTAACTTCTAAAGCTGTGCTTAAGGATGTTGGACGAGTGCTAGATGTGTCCTACAGCGAAGCCGACAAGATGGCGAAGATGATTCCTGTGTCGCGTGGCAAACCTGCGAAGTTAAAGGTGATGATTTCGGAGGAGTCGCCAGCACCAGAATTTCGCGATCGCTATAAGCAAGATGCCAAAGTCTTTGAATGGCTAGACATGGCGATGCGGATCGAAGGCGTGAACAAAAGTTCGGGCGTTCATGCGGCAGGGGTGGTGATTTCGCCTTTTCCATTAGATGAAGTTGTACCCTTGCAGCGAAGCAATGAAGGACAGGTAGTCACGCAATACACAATGGAAGATTTGGAATCTTTAGGTCTATTAAAAATGGACTTCTTAGGATTACGGAACTTAACCACGATTGAGCATACGAGTAAGCTAATTCGCGACAATCAAGATCCGCAATTTCATATCGATGCGATCGCCCCTGATATGTCTACGGAGGCAAATCAAAAAACCTATAAGCTCTTAGAAAAAGGCGATCTCGAAGGTGTCTTCCAATTAGAATCGTCAGGCATGAAGCAGATCGTAAAGGATCTCAAACCTTCCAATATTGAAGATATTTCTTCAATTCTAGCGCTCTATCGTCCCGGACCTTTAGATGCAGGGCTAATTCCGAAGTTCATTAATCGTAAGCATGGACGAGAAGCGATCGAGTATCAGCACCATACCCTAGAACCTATACTGAACAACACTTACGGAGTTCTCTGTTACCAAGAGCAGATCATGAAGATGGCTCAGGAATTGGCGGGCTATTCTCTTGGTGCTGCGGACTTATTGCGGCGGGCGATGGGTAAAAAGAAACCTGAAGAAATGGAAAAACAGCGTTCTATTTTCCTTGATGGTTGCGCGAAAAATGGAATTAGAAAAGAAATTTCTAACGATCTCTTTGATCAGATGGTTCTCTTTGCCGAGTATTGTCTTAGCTACGATACTTTAGTGCGAACTGTGGAATATGGCTTAATGCCGATCGGTAAAATCGTGGAGCATCAAATCGAATGTCAGGTTTACAGTATTGATGAGAATGGATTTGTCTATACACAACCCATTGCTCAATGGCACGATCGCGGCAATCAAGAGGTCTTTGAGTATGAGTTAGAAAATGGCGATCGCATTAAAGCTACTAAGGATCATAAATTTATGACCACTGACGGTGAGATGCTAGCGATCGATGAGATTTTTGAGAAAGGATTAGATTTGCTTTGTTACAATAACGATCAAGACTAAATATAGTCAGAGAGGTTGCAAACTGATGACTGTTACCACTACTAGAAAAATCACCTTTGAAGAATATTTGACCTATGATGACGGCACTGACAAGCGTTATGACTTTAATGATGGAGAACTAATTGAAGTGACTCCAGCAACGGTTTTACATAACGATGTGATGATGTTCTTGGCGTTTTTTTTGCAGTCATTGGTTCAGCAATATCAATTACCTTACTGTGTACGTGTTAACAGCACTGAAATATTTAATGGTAAACGCACACGCCGACCTGATGTATTGGTGATGACTCTAGAGCAGAAACGAGGATTAGGTAATCAGCCTGATATGTTGTATGAGCCTTGCCTATTGGTAATTGAGATTGTTAGTCCAACTTGTCGTACTGTGGATACTGTAGAAAAGCGCGAAGAATATGCTCAATTTGGTATTCCTGAATATTGGATTGTCGATTTTCTCTTAGGTACTTTTTCTGTACTTAGTTTAGTAAATGGAACTTATATTGAGAAGGTTTACCGAGAGAATGACCAAGTTATTTCTAATATTTTTCCTAAGCTAAGTTTGTCCATGAATCAGGTTATGGCAGACAGATGATCGCATTAGAGCTACATGGGTTAGATTTGAAGATCGCTAAGACTTTTTAGAGTTGCGCGATCGCATAAATAACCAGATGCTCTCTAATGCCATCAAATTCAGGATCTTTTTTGGCTCGATTTTTTGTTTCTTCAGGTTGTTGATTGATTGCTAGAGCAAGATATTTGAGAGACTCATCAATGTTGCGCTGTAAGGCATAGCAGCAAGACATTCCATATAAAGCATCAACATCATAAGGATTTTGTTGTAATACTTGTTCGCATTCTCTAACTGCTTCCTGATATCTGCCCATCCAAGCAAACAAGACTCCTCGATTGATTTGAAACTGTATTTCATTGGGGTCTAGATACATAGCATGATTGAAATGTTCAAGGGCTTGGTCATATTTTCCAAGTCTAGTTAAAGCAATTCCTCTCTTAGACCAAGCTTGAGCAAAGTTAGGATTTAGCTCAATTGCTTTATCATGATCAGCGATAGCTTCTTCATACCTTTGTAGATTTTCTTTTGCATCACCTCGAAACGACCAAGCTTCAGCATAGTTAGGATTTAGCTCAATTGCTTTGTCATAATCAGCGATAGCTTCTTCATACCTTTGTAGATTTTCTTTCATCCCACCTTGAAACGACCAAGCTTCAGCATAGTTGGGATTTATCTGAATCGCTTTGTCATAATCAGAGATCGATTCTTCATACCTTTGTAGATTTCCCTTTGCTGTACCTCGATTAACCCACCCTTTGACATGGTTAGGATTTAGCTCAATTACTTTGTCAAAATCAGCAATCGCTTCTTTATGCCTTTTTAGATTACCTTTTGCAATACCTCGATTAAACCAAGCTTTAACATAGTTGGGATTTAGCTCAATTGCTTTATCAAAATCGGTGATTGCTTCTTCATATTGCTCTAAAGAATTAAACAAATTGCCAACTTCTAGAAAAAGTTGACTGCGATAAATTGCTTCAATTTTTGGTTCAAAGAGATTAACTTGTGCTTCTGCTTGTTTGGCAATGTCAAATACTCTAGTTCGATGAGCGCGTAAACACTTGCAAATCAAGGCAATAAATTTTGAGAGTCCATCAGGCAAAGCATCAACCTTTTCTAAGGATTTCTTGATCGCATTTTCAATTCTTTCTAATAAAGCTTTTGGCAAACTAACTTCATCAATTTCAACCTCAGTGTGTGGTGGGGAATTGACTAACAACCAGCCTACAGGCAATAACAGTTTTACGCTCTCCAAAAACTTTTTGTTCTCCTGCGGTAGGAGATGATTGTCATCAAATTCTGCATCCGAAGCAAGCGCCGCAAATGCAGGTGTGTCCATAACTTCAAATTGGTTGAAATAACGTGAAGCAAAAAAATGTTTTAGGAAATAAACTTGCCAACCATCGCGCCGCAAATTAAAAAATGCGTGATACATCGCCTCGGCAGTATATGCACACCAAACAGAACTCTCGTACTTTTCCCCATCCCAAAGCTCAGGTGGTACTTCTTGGTCAGCCAGATCCTCAAAATATTGCTGTAAGTGCGCGTGAATTTCTTTACGCTCATTAGGCTCTAAAGAAAAGTGAATGATATCCCGTGCCACATCACCTAAACGATAGCGCCCATTGCTTCCTGTAAATTCCACAAAGTCGCGATCTTTTAGCCAATCAAAACAATTAAGATTAGGATCGACACCCTTCGCAAAGTCTAGCCCCTGCCAATTAGCTAAACTCGTGATCGCTGATCGATCAAACCATCGACAACAAGACGCATACTTGATCAGTTTTTGCTGGATTTCGGTTAGCTTCCCCAGTAAGCGCTTTTCAATCGCCTCATCACTATCAATGGCAATACCCTGCTCCTTTTGTTGCGCGATGAGATGCAAATGGAAAGGCAAACCATTAGTTCTTTTATAAAATTTATCAATCTCCCGCCTATCCGTAATCCCAATTTTTTCTAGGTAGTTCTTGACCTTATCCTTCTCAAACTCCCTCAACGGCAATTCCTGCACCAATCGCTCCCCAGTGATCAAATCACTCCAGCCTTCTTTTTTTAGTAGTTGATATCGCCCCGCCGTCACTACCCTAAGCTGGCTATTCTTAAGAGATTTATTTTTGAGAAATATCTGTCTGAGCCAAGTATCAAAATCGACCGATGCCTTTTCATACAGCAAATTCCGATCAAACCCGCCACAGGAAGAGTAATCTAGAAGCATCACGAAATAGAAATAAAATATGGCAGCATATTCGCGCTTATTTACGGGAAAAGATAT
Coding sequences within:
- a CDS encoding transposase, giving the protein MESIVKYAQGLVYSLICLMPSVYQKASLNAILGLFLEAQGHPYPEHTQIKSASSLSRFLNHYNWSTKGLIRETRQAVLGQIAKYRPSKQVPLKILIDLTTLEKSGKFLHLSNPPKDEPDPWVRILNGKRGLHLVVLYLVYGEWRVPWSFRVWRGKGYPSPSDLACKLLGTVPKQLTQNRTVIVLADTEFSTIKFFNSVRVKSWRIVVGVRNNRKLQDGRTVKQLYRHGKRGQQEMLEGLTTPLSISWFWLKRADNKRELRFVVSSHPYSGAYLVILGRKRWAIEGFFKTIKHRFGLHCFGQSTKLGVYRWLILSLLAYLLAHWIDQWSSPPILDWKATSDLTLSVLFPSVLWLKLLRYIRINADIAARHGFEIVLKPIPI
- a CDS encoding PIN domain-containing protein produces the protein MDTYLVDTHALAWFIAADKRLSPLAEQILNQAQEGEVQILIPTLVLAELTHITEKGKVKVSVEEILQQINRGDGFTVVAQQFSL
- a CDS encoding DEAD/DEAH box helicase; its protein translation is MSELRDYQKRVIDEIYETWRMGKRAILLAMPTGSGKTRTFSELAKHFYDRHQRVLLLVHREELLWQAKNTLEKTLRSPVGIIKADQPMHLAHPVQCASVQTLVKRLAKQEIDLGEISLVIVDEAHLSLAPSYLKILSYFTEALILGVTATPSRLDGRGFDRLYEALVVGPSVSELIWRGFLADYDVLAPESFLPTEEGIRIAGGDFNSADLAERIDRRYVAGCAVDAYLRHAHSKRCVVFAINLDHSKAIAERYRTAGIAAEHIDGETIPKERQAILERFRSGETNVLCNVNLFTEGFDVPEIEVIQLCRPTKSVALHLQMLGRGLRPKGGRKALVIDHAGNCLRLGGAKAERNWTLQGLVEEVPELEPVVEVFTEEPITVIAKPQIDLPNFPKRRVEIYETDADFYNIPTHTELETHLAQQTYRQPTQSRPIANRLSRSPLDSPQPQPRPAAPNRKVATRPSRKVSSTGRSNRPNRQLSPLQKVSKAAIELAEMLENILVWVWRSWFPPKRQKIDVSRKYKRQ
- a CDS encoding DNA polymerase III subunit alpha, with translation MTGFVGLHVHTEYSLLDGASQIPDLVSRAVELGMPAIALTDHGVMYGAIELIKTCKSKGIKPIIGNEMYVLNGDITKQYKKGDKDGKKYHQCVLAKDTQGYRNLVKLTSISHLQGFQGKGIFARPCISKDYLLQYKEGLILTSGCLAGEVPQAIMKGDPEEARRVAAWYKEHFGDDYYLEIQDHGYPEDRIVNVEIFKIARELDIRVIATNDSHFTSCSDVEAHDALLCIQTGKLISDEKRLRYSGMEYLKSYDEMKQLFRDHLEDELIEEALANTLHAANKVKPYDLMRDPRAADYPIPEGHTADTYFEEVTWQGLLQRFNVKTHAEIPQNYQERLRFELGIIMQMGFATYFLVVWDYIKYARDKQIPVGPGRGSAAGSLVAYSLGITNIDPIHHGLLFERFLNPERKSMPDIDTDFCIDHRGELIDYVTQRYGQERVAQIVTFNRLTSKAVLKDVGRVLDVSYSEADKMAKMIPVSRGKPAKLKVMISEESPAPEFRDRYKQDAKVFEWLDMAMRIEGVNKSSGVHAAGVVISPFPLDEVVPLQRSNEGQVVTQYTMEDLESLGLLKMDFLGLRNLTTIEHTSKLIRDNQDPQFHIDAIAPDMSTEANQKTYKLLEKGDLEGVFQLESSGMKQIVKDLKPSNIEDISSILALYRPGPLDAGLIPKFINRKHGREAIEYQHHTLEPILNNTYGVLCYQEQIMKMAQELAGYSLGAADLLRRAMGKKKPEEMEKQRSIFLDGCAKNGIRKEISNDLFDQMVLFAEYCLSYDTLVRTVEYGLMPIGKIVEHQIECQVYSIDENGFVYTQPIAQWHDRGNQEVFEYELENGDRIKATKDHKFMTTDGEMLAIDEIFEKGLDLLCYNNDQD
- a CDS encoding Uma2 family endonuclease, with translation MTVTTTRKITFEEYLTYDDGTDKRYDFNDGELIEVTPATVLHNDVMMFLAFFLQSLVQQYQLPYCVRVNSTEIFNGKRTRRPDVLVMTLEQKRGLGNQPDMLYEPCLLVIEIVSPTCRTVDTVEKREEYAQFGIPEYWIVDFLLGTFSVLSLVNGTYIEKVYRENDQVISNIFPKLSLSMNQVMADR
- a CDS encoding tetratricopeptide repeat protein, yielding MLYEKASVDFDTWLRQIFLKNKSLKNSQLRVVTAGRYQLLKKEGWSDLITGERLVQELPLREFEKDKVKNYLEKIGITDRREIDKFYKRTNGLPFHLHLIAQQKEQGIAIDSDEAIEKRLLGKLTEIQQKLIKYASCCRWFDRSAITSLANWQGLDFAKGVDPNLNCFDWLKDRDFVEFTGSNGRYRLGDVARDIIHFSLEPNERKEIHAHLQQYFEDLADQEVPPELWDGEKYESSVWCAYTAEAMYHAFFNLRRDGWQVYFLKHFFASRYFNQFEVMDTPAFAALASDAEFDDNHLLPQENKKFLESVKLLLPVGWLLVNSPPHTEVEIDEVSLPKALLERIENAIKKSLEKVDALPDGLSKFIALICKCLRAHRTRVFDIAKQAEAQVNLFEPKIEAIYRSQLFLEVGNLFNSLEQYEEAITDFDKAIELNPNYVKAWFNRGIAKGNLKRHKEAIADFDKVIELNPNHVKGWVNRGTAKGNLQRYEESISDYDKAIQINPNYAEAWSFQGGMKENLQRYEEAIADYDKAIELNPNYAEAWSFRGDAKENLQRYEEAIADHDKAIELNPNFAQAWSKRGIALTRLGKYDQALEHFNHAMYLDPNEIQFQINRGVLFAWMGRYQEAVRECEQVLQQNPYDVDALYGMSCCYALQRNIDESLKYLALAINQQPEETKNRAKKDPEFDGIREHLVIYAIAQL